GCTTTAAATTCATGGATCTGAAAATATATAGATAACAATTTTTGTTAggaaatttaaatgttttttttgtgatttggaaTTGTGGATTAATATTGAAAATATTAGTTGTGATGATCATTTTGCTGCTCTTCCACACACCCATCCTTCTGCCTGCTGTTTTTGAAGTTTATGGGTCAGGAGGTTACACTCTGTATCATCTTCATCCTAGGCAAAATCACAGTTAGAAAGAGTATAGTATGCTTTGTGCTTAGAGTGATCAATACAGAAGAGTAATCATCAGCTGGGTTTTGCCAGATTTACTGCAGGGTAAAGACTAGTAAATACCATTTGTATGAGGGAGTCAGTATTCCCAGAGCCGTCGAAATTATCTCTTCTCACCAGTATTTGCTTTCCATTGGTCTGTGACTGCAGCCAAGCCTgaatgtgcacacacacagacacacacacacacacacacacacacacaatacacaaacacacatgcattaACTGATTTGCCTatatattggcaagaacttggcaatttaatgcatttacaatacAAGGGCTGATCAGATGTACTGTGatacatttttagattttacatGCACATTCTcccacatacatttttttttatcccccCCTCAAATTAATTTAATTCCTTTAATCAGTTTTGAATAAAACTTATATTGATTTAATTTTTGTACAGTATTCATAAGGTTTGATGCATATTCTAGACACAATTCATACACAAAACACATCCCACACACTTTGTGTCTTCACCTCCTCAGACTTTCAAATTCAATTCTAcattaaataattacttaattttcatttttgtgcTTATAGAATATCTATTTTTTGTAGAATATATAATTTCAGCCACTGAAAAATTTATGTTATGTCCATTCCTGTGTTCTGGTCAACTACACTACATTTGATATAAAAGTGCATAAAATCTGTAAACAATTTAAATTTTGACATTCACTCAATTATGTGATTTTTacttctttttaaatgttttctatcccattttcttcccaaattacaaggccaattacccaaatcacttactaggactccccctatcacttgtAACGCCCCAACACACtggaagggtgaagactagcacatgcctcctctgatacttgTGAATTGCCGAGTACCATCAcggtgcactcagaggaaagcgcaatgactctgttcagatacatcagctcacagatgtctagTCCTGATAGACATCACCCTTttaagtgatgtggggagagagcgccatctactcaccaagagagagcagggccaattgtgctcttagGTTTCCGGTAGCTGATGACAAGTTACATAAACGGGACTTGAACCAGTAACTATGTTCTCTATTTAGATTACTGTGTGGATTATAAATTGAGGTTAGCACATGGGAGCAGTTAATGTTGGAGGGAATGGTGGaacatgtttgtttttctgaTGAGTCAAATCTttctatacaatactatacttgCAACTCTAGAACGGGAAATTCATAAAATCAGAGTAAGGACAGAGTACAACTGTACACAATACTAAATTTAAATGAAAACCAGGATGATGTAATTAGAATTACAGATCCGGTTTATTCAGGGCAGTGTGGACATGTAAAATATGATCTTTTCAAAATCGGATTTGAGTTGCTTTTATTTGTGGACCTAGATAAGATACATATCCTTTTTATTAATTAGATTGGATCTAATGTATCCTTGGCCTGAGCACTTACGCCCAGCATTGTTGTCATTGCTTCACAGACAGATAGAGGTTACTGATattatttatgaatgtgaactgcCAAGGTagttaaatcagatttgagtaaaaaaaaagtctgaataaATTATtaaggcttgtaatgtgaacatagccaaaatAAACCACTATCTGCAAGGAAAATGTGCGTGCAAACTGTATGCCACATTTTGAGggatgtttttatagttttatgtatATTCATTCGGCTTAAAATTATTAAAGTTTATATAGAAGACATTCACCAATGGCAGATGTTTTAAGGATTGTCTGGTGATTTCACAGGTACTATATATGCAAGCAAAATATGCATTACCAAAAAAGGGCATTACCAACTTCCCCCTGTAGATGGCACCAATACTCCATTCACTCCATCTCCATAAGCCCGCAGTCTGTTGTTTAGAAGTGCTAGATTTTGTGTATTAATAACTTCTGACTTTTCTAATGAAAGTTAAAGGCTATATAGAACTtcgttttactttattttaaattaaaaaatgcataatACATTATTTGCATATGTgtgaatgtatttgttttttaatgtgatTGTAAAACAATCGAATACTTCTTTGTTTCATGCTCCTATACTCAGCTGCTAATGGatttaataaacaacaaaaacttaatttttttactaAGATAGATTATAATAAAACAGTTTTAGTGTAATATTAGAGGGTCCAAATGTAGcccttttaatgaatgttttgcttattttgcttaGTTTCTTTAAGTCTAAATTTATAAGAATCTTTACATGCTTCAATGAAGAAATTCAACTGTACATCAGGTCCCTAAAGATGTTATTACTTAACTACTAGAAAATGACCCCACTAATGAAGTGACCTAATGTTTTTTGTTGACAGTTCATTAAGGTCTTATTGTTTTCAATTATCGTTTCATATATCAGTTCCTTTCTAATTTATtctgttaaattatttttatgttttgttgcttaGTTGTGTAAATGTGCCATATAATAGTACATTGCTGTCTCACAACCATGCTTTACATTGTACGAAAAACATATTTCACAAATTTCAATCACCGatcaataatacattttattttcacttttaatttCCTGTCATGTATGCTTTAGTATTTGGATTTATTTGAAAATTGTTTTATGAAAATGTGGTTAACATTTTCAAAATTTTTGAATTGTTCCtggtgaccttgttctgtttcaaagatacatttagattttctaaaattagTTTACCTTTTTACCTTGGTTTTTTTACCAAAACAGGGTGGACAGATAAacatggagacaatatgagaaataaagTTAAATTTATAATACTATTTGTTTTACATTAAGAATGTGTTTTTAGTCCCTGTGTGAAGGTTgggatgtcactgatgtcaaaggaTACCCCAAGATAACAGCGGGACAGGGAatttttaaatagcttgatatttttctaaaaatatttcagttcattatatataaataataaaatccgctgcacatcaaagaaaactgtataaaagttACAAAAAATGCTTTGCATTGGTCTGTATTTGTAGTCATGTGTTTGttcttaatacattttaaaatatatatattgttacacaGATTTGCTATGAAATCTAAACCATGGTGCTGTCACAAATGGCATGTTATTTTAATATTGATCCTATTAAACTAGAGTGCATTTTTGTATATGATCTCCTTTATTAaactggattgtttttttttttcattcccaaaatttttttcttttttcaaaagaAAATGTCTGTTTGCCATAAATGGATACATACCACAAAAAGAGAAGTAAAAATATGCtgtgaaatgtgttttaaaatgtgcatgcaagtgtatgtgtgtgtgcttttctCTTGTGGTTACCAAATGTCTCCAGGGTGGGGGGAACGAAGCATTTTTAACATCAAAATTCATGTTCATGTTATCATCACCCAGGAGACATTTGGTCGGCACAAGAGCTAAAAGAGGTGTGAGGTTAACTTCAGCTTTAGAACAGTAGCTTCGTATTTTTAACAACCATGGAAACACAACAGCCTCTACAAACACAGCACTAtaaaccagtgtgtgtgtgtgtgtgtgtgtgtgtgtgtgtgtgtgtgtgtgtgtgtgtgtgtgtgtgtgtgagtttgtgtgtgtgtgtgtgtgtgtgtgtgtgtgtgtgtgtttaccatgttatgTTCAGTTGCAGTAGCAAGGCTAGCATTTCTTCGGATACAGAAGCTTTCAGCAGCGTTGCAGTCACCCCCCTCATACCAGAACAAATAGAACACATCAGCACGGAGGTGCCACACTTCTAGATCGTCACAAAACACACATTTGGACCATGTTGTTAGTTCTGACAGCTTTGGCATGTAATACACAGGTACGCCCTCAAAAACTAAAAGTGCTTCAAAGGGTCCtttcaagcgatttcactgtTAGTTTCACTGAGAACCATGTTTGCAAAAGACGTGTATGGCTGTAAAgaaaattttaaatgtttaaaaaaaaaactttcagctgTTTACAGTTTCTTCCTTGTCTCTATTTTGCaaaatttttactttttgtaatTAATCCATGCAATGATCACAAGTGTCAAAACCAAATATACCTAGAAAAATAGTAGAATTTGCATATAAACCAATGTAACTCAAAAACACCCTGATCCAGAACCAATGCAATCTAGGAATCAAACATGGTCTGTTTTATTCCCAAACCAGTTCCAGTTTTATGATGATAGCTCAATGTAATATCTGAAACTACTGTATATAGAACCATGACAGAAATACTTGCTAAGAAATGCCCTTTTGTTTAGCTGTATACGAGCACTCAACAAAGGATTTCCAAAGTGGGATTAACAGGCAAATTCTAAAGCTAATACATATGCTATTGAAAAGGTTGAAAAGGTGTCACTAAATGACACTCTCTCACAACTAAAGACAATCTTTCACTGCTCTGTAAAGACTGAgaatcttgcagggtcactaatTACGAGACTGCTACAAGACAGCTTTTGGCCATAGCTGCCCATGTGTGTACAAAGGTTTTGTTCACAGTGCTGAAAACTTCTGATAATGttacaatataatatagtataattcaAGACATCCTGACCTCCTTTAACCAAGCGATTGAGATTTCTAAGCAAGTCTTATACTATTTTATTCCATTGTAAGGCTGAAATTAAACAGTTCAAACAACTCTAAGATTATGGTACTGCACCTTCATTTGTGATTGGTCGGTCCATCACTCCCAGTGTCTGCTGAAAATGTGAGTctgaagtaagaaaaaaaaaaaaaaaaaaaaaacgtttaccaTTTCTTACACTCACATCAGAAACTCCATTATTAATCcaagtttatatataaaaaatgtacaacTATGAAAGGCCTAAAACTCACAATGCACTACTGAGATGATAAGGAGAATGGTCAGTAGGACAGTAATGAGAGCTAGAAGCAGGAAAATCTTCTTTCCTTCACCTAAAAGAGATACACAAATTTCACACACAAGATACATTTTAGTTGTAGAGAAGTACAAAGCAGGGTTAGGTTCCTAAACTGTAAACAAATCACAGAGCACTGTTCACGAGTATAGCTTAACTGCAAACTGCAGTTTGCCACaaaatgtggaagaaggtgctctggtaAGATGAGGCCAAATTTAGCTTTATTGTGTGGCTACAAACACATgccacatttttttgttttatttttaattaattatacatGTTAAAACtgttcatgattttctttttgttttataattcCTTGCTACTCTTTGTCAGTCTTTCACACAATTGTAAGTTTGTGAGTGTAAGGCACTGCATACTGTTCAAAAACTTTACTCGGTCTAATACAAAGAATATTTCAAATGCAGGATCATCTGGGAATGCAATTTATAATTACCCTGAAATGATCATAAATTTTGGACTTTAAAAAGCcttaggagtttttttttattcttttctttacCATCACCAAGACACAACTCAATTTATAATCTTATAATGGTACCAGTATTACAGTAGAATCTTAGAATTAACATAATCTGAACTGGTCTGAGTGTCTATTATGATTTTTATCGACCAGTTTAAGTTATATTTGTGCTAAATGAATTGAGGAACTAGTCTATAATCTATCCGTATTAATCCACCCACCCATTGATCCTTACCTGAAGCAGAATGCTGGGGGTCATCTGTTTTTTTGGCTGCTTTTGGAGGAAACTGTAGACACTGATACAGTTCTTCAGGTTTGGCATCTGTTGTTTCCTCCTCATTTCCCTGTTCATACACATTGGGTGACACTGATTGCCTCTGCTGCAGCTCCATCAGACTGATTCAATCAAAATGCagtaatgcacacacacaaatgctaCAGGCCCTTGCCCTTCCGATGAAAGAAGATTTGTGATGGAAGATTGGTTTGAAACGTGTCTTCGAGTGCAGCCCTTTCACAGTTTTGACCACTTCTGTTTTCGTTTTCCCTTTCACC
This genomic interval from Astyanax mexicanus isolate ESR-SI-001 chromosome 1, AstMex3_surface, whole genome shotgun sequence contains the following:
- the LOC125799476 gene encoding uncharacterized protein LOC125799476 isoform X2, translated to MWTGNEEETTDAKPEELYQCLQFPPKAAKKTDDPQHSASGEGKKIFLLLALITVLLTILLIISVVHYSHFQQTLGVMDRPITNEEVWHLRADVFYLFWYEGGDCNAAESFCIRRNASLATATEHNMAWLQSQTNGKQILVRRDNFDGSGNTDSLIQMDEDDTECNLLTHKLQKQQAEGWVCGRAAK
- the LOC125799476 gene encoding uncharacterized protein LOC125799476 isoform X1, giving the protein MELQQRQSVSPNVYEQGNEEETTDAKPEELYQCLQFPPKAAKKTDDPQHSASGEGKKIFLLLALITVLLTILLIISVVHYSHFQQTLGVMDRPITNEEVWHLRADVFYLFWYEGGDCNAAESFCIRRNASLATATEHNMAWLQSQTNGKQILVRRDNFDGSGNTDSLIQMDEDDTECNLLTHKLQKQQAEGWVCGRAAK